GATGCGCCAGATACACCGGCTGGGCCCGCTGCAAGTGCGTGTACCCGGGCACGATCACCTCCACATTGGCCTCGCCCAGCTTCACCAGCGTCAGTTGCAACTGTTGAATCTCCACCGCCAAATCCAGAATTTCTTCGCGCAGCCAAAGCCGCATGTCGAGCGCCACCTGGTCGTTGCGGGAACGCCCGGTGTGCAGCTTCGCTCCGGCGGGAACGCGCTTCGTGAGTTCCGCCTCGATGTTCATGTGTACATCCTCAAGCTCGGGTTTCCACACGAACTTTTTCGCGGTGATTTCCTGGCCAATCGCCTCCAGGCCGCGGACGATGCTGTCCAACTCGGCCTTGGTCAGCACGCCGATGCTGTGCAGCGCGGTCGCGTGCGCCATCGAACCAAGGATGTCATAGCGCCACAACCGCCAGTCAAATGAGATGGATTCGGAAAAGGCGGCCACCTCGGCGGCGGGACCGCCGCTGAACCGTCCGCTGCGCGATACCGGATTAGAGTTTTTCTTTTTCATTCGTACAGCGATAGAAGGTAAATGATGCCGCCGATAAAGTCACGCGGGAAAACCATGATTGCGGCTGGGTTCACGGCAACTTTGATGCCCCGGCCTGCGTCCAATCCAACACCTCCGTGCGCGGCCCGGTGCGTGCGCCGCGACTCACCTGAAACGTCCACGTTTCGCCCCGGCGCTCCAATTGAATTTGCGGAAGCGGCTCCCCGGTTCGGGCCCAGGATAACGCCACGGCATTGCGCCAGTGAGTTTGTTTGGTTGCCAGGCGCAGCGTGAATTGCCGATCACTCTTTGCGCCGTGCCGGTCGGCGGCACCCAACTCCTCCGCGGTCACGTTAACGCTCTCGGTGGTCAGCGGCATAAAATTCAGTACGACATTGGCGCCGCGCAGACTGAACTGGTTGCCTTCGCGCTGGGCGGTTTTTGCTTCCGGATGAAAACGCAGCTCCAAATCGGCAGGGCGATCCATGGTGATGTCATCCGCCACAATCAACACGTCCGGTTTCACGAACAGCAAATGCCGCACATACCGTTGCAGGCCGAGCTTGCGCGGATAGGCTTCAGTGGCATCGCCGCTGAGGCGATCCACCTCGGGCGTGGAGGACGCGCGCAATATGCGCGGTTGCGCCTTCGCCGCCAGCGGCTGCGATCCGGAAAACCACATCTGACCTTCCCCCAATTGGCCGCTCCCGTTCACCAACAGCGTATTATGCTGGCTGGTCGCTTTGGCGCGGTACCCGTCATCCCGCATCAGCCACTCGCCACCGCCGAAGAGCACAAAATGATTCGCGTCCGGATGCACATGGCCGCTCCCGGCATCGTAGGTGAATTTCTCCATCGCCTCGTGTCCCAGAAACGGGCCGCATTTAAACACCAGGAGCGATTCCTTGCCCGACCAATCGGAGCGCGCGGAGACAATCTCCAGGTCTTTGAAATGCCGTAGTGTTGGCAGACGGTCGGGCGCGACAGGTGCGATGGCGGGATCATACCACAACAGGTTCAGCCAGGGCGCGCCCCCGGCGCAAATCCGCGCGGAATCCATTTGTTCCGCCAGCCATTGGGCATGGCCATCGCGGTATTCGTGGGCCAAGGCGCGCAGCAGATATTCCGGCCCGTACCAATGGTTGCGGGGACAGTCCGCCAGGTCCACAATGCAATTCTCTCGCGTCCAGGCGGCGCGAGGCAGCACCAGATACTGCGCGTACGCGGCGGTATTCTTCCACCAATCGCCGGAGTACAAATTGACCTCCAACCGCTCGCGCGCCACCGCCATGAATTTGAGCATATATTCGACCCCGTACTCCCAGTAGCCGACGCCTTCGTGACTCGCCCCATCCGGACCCAACACCGCCATGGTCTGCTTGAACTTATCGAGCCCGAAGGCAATCCAGTGCGGCGCGTCTTCCGCCTCGCCATACAAAGCCAGCCCGGCCATCGTCATGCCGCAGGCATTCACCCATAGATGATTTTGCAGATAGGAGCGATGCCAGTAGGTCTTGCCATTCGCGGCGGCGGCGAACATCGCTCCGGTGCGGCGGACCAGGGTTTCCCGAATGGTTTTTCGCGCCGGTTCATCCAGGTCATCGTGGCACCAGTCATACACCATGCTGAGCCCGAACAATTGATGTCCGGTGGCCAGGTCCATGCCATCCATGCGGCCGAGACCCCAGGTCTTGTAACCGCACGAGGCCAGCGCCCACGCGCGCGCGCTGTCCAGATATCGTTTGTCGCCGCTTAACCGGTACGCGAGCGCCAGGGTGGGCATCGCATTACCTACTTCCCGTTGCCAAAGCTGCTCCTCACCGCTGCTCCGATCCTGTTCCCGATACGCGGGCGGACCGCTTTTAACCAACGGATCGGCCACCACCCGCAGCTTCTGCCAGAGCGGCGCGTGCGTGCCTTGAATCGCCTGCCGCAATTCCACCAGTCGCGCGGCGCTGAGATAAATGCGGGGATGTGCACTGCGCACCGCTTCCAACGCGGCGGGAATCGGGTCGAGCCGGAATGGCTCCCGCCGGCTTACCTTGGCGATGGGTTCAAGTTGGATCTCCCCCAGGCGCATCTCAATCTCAGCCGCTTGGCCCGTGCCCTTTTCCAAACCCAGCCAGCAGAGTGCAGTCCCGGTCGGAGCGGTAAATTCCGCGGTCAACAATTGCCACTTGCCCAGGTTTTTCTCGGCATAGGTTTCCGTATTGACCCGTCCCAGGGCGTTATTCGGATTCTGGGCAAGAAACTCACATTTTAGGCACGGCATGGGCGTGCGCGGGCCGACGCGATCCACCCGCACCCACGCGCTTAGCCGATAATTTTGCCCCGCCACCAGCGGCTGCCGCTCCGTTTGCGCGTAATTCCAACCTCCGGCGATGGTGCCATGAATGCGCAGGCAGGCGCGACTCTCCGGTGTAGCACCCGGTTCGGCGAGGCGCTCCACCTGAATGGTTTTATCCCGGGGCTTCCAGCCGCTGGTGCCGGTCTCAAACGACCAGCGCAACGGCGCGGCCGCTGCCAGAACGCCGGTGGCCAGGCAAACCAGCAGAACCAATACCCATCCGTACCATCGTGATTGTGTGTACATGAACTGGCCGTGAAAGTACCAAGAGAAATTACGGTCGAAAATCATTTTTAAATTTGTTGCCAAACGCCCGCTGCATCCTGTTTGAAAACCAACTCCTTGCCGGACTCGTCATACTTGACCCGCCGGTGC
The Verrucomicrobiota bacterium DNA segment above includes these coding regions:
- a CDS encoding DUF4962 domain-containing protein, which codes for MIFDRNFSWYFHGQFMYTQSRWYGWVLVLLVCLATGVLAAAAPLRWSFETGTSGWKPRDKTIQVERLAEPGATPESRACLRIHGTIAGGWNYAQTERQPLVAGQNYRLSAWVRVDRVGPRTPMPCLKCEFLAQNPNNALGRVNTETYAEKNLGKWQLLTAEFTAPTGTALCWLGLEKGTGQAAEIEMRLGEIQLEPIAKVSRREPFRLDPIPAALEAVRSAHPRIYLSAARLVELRQAIQGTHAPLWQKLRVVADPLVKSGPPAYREQDRSSGEEQLWQREVGNAMPTLALAYRLSGDKRYLDSARAWALASCGYKTWGLGRMDGMDLATGHQLFGLSMVYDWCHDDLDEPARKTIRETLVRRTGAMFAAAANGKTYWHRSYLQNHLWVNACGMTMAGLALYGEAEDAPHWIAFGLDKFKQTMAVLGPDGASHEGVGYWEYGVEYMLKFMAVARERLEVNLYSGDWWKNTAAYAQYLVLPRAAWTRENCIVDLADCPRNHWYGPEYLLRALAHEYRDGHAQWLAEQMDSARICAGGAPWLNLLWYDPAIAPVAPDRLPTLRHFKDLEIVSARSDWSGKESLLVFKCGPFLGHEAMEKFTYDAGSGHVHPDANHFVLFGGGEWLMRDDGYRAKATSQHNTLLVNGSGQLGEGQMWFSGSQPLAAKAQPRILRASSTPEVDRLSGDATEAYPRKLGLQRYVRHLLFVKPDVLIVADDITMDRPADLELRFHPEAKTAQREGNQFSLRGANVVLNFMPLTTESVNVTAEELGAADRHGAKSDRQFTLRLATKQTHWRNAVALSWARTGEPLPQIQLERRGETWTFQVSRGARTGPRTEVLDWTQAGASKLP